CTCGAAGGCTGGCGACATCACTTCCAGCGCCTCGTCCACGATGGCCCGGATCGCTCGCAGCGGGTGGTTGGCTGGAACCCGCGCCTCGCAGCTCACGTAGCTGAACAGACCCTCGCTGCGTTCGTCCAAACCCCGCACCGTCCCCTCGTCGCTCGCGTTCTCCTCAACCGAAAAGAATCACGACCAACCGCCCGTGCACAGCCCTTTTTCCGCATCCTGCTAGACCAGACCAAACCGGTGTCGCACGGCGCGCCCACCAGCGATGGCTGCTACGCCTTTGAACGTCGGTGGTTACGGGCATCGCCGACCAAAGTTATATCCATCAGGTTTCGATGCTCCACTGGGGCGAGGCATCACTCGGCTTAGTCCCAGGACACCAAAATTATTTTTAGTTATTAGCCGCACCAGCAATATTTTCTTGTATTATCTTGCTCTTCCTTTAAGTTATTCATGCCACGCGCTTTTGATCGCTTTGGCAAATGCCTGCAATAGGTTCTGTCATCCATTTCGGGTGTAGGAACCAACCTCCGCAGAGAATTTTCCTGATTACAACGTCGTCTTGGCAGTGGTGCAGAATGGGAGGGCAGGCTGAGAGCAAACTATGGAAAGGTGCCTTCGAAAGCACCACCGCTCCGAACATTCATATAATGCCAGAGCGCGTCATTCCATCAAAAGAATTTTATCTTATGATTCATTGGTATCGTAAACATCAAAAAATTCACTGTAAATCGTTTGGTTGATAAATGATTATTATTATCATGGCCTGCATACAAGGATATGCAATCCTCAGATTTTTCTCACCATTGCTGTGGTAACTTAAGCAATATTCCTTTTGTCATTGGAGGTTTTGGCAATAAAGATCATCGTTGCCAAAATCAATGATGCGCCAATAGCAAAACGCATTGGCGTCGCTTGGGGCGTTTGCCGACTTCTGCCACCTGGAAAGGGTGATGGTTCGCACGATCACCGGATTATGGGGGCAGCCCCCAGGGACGGAGCCGGGCCGTGTCCTGCGGTGTGGTGGAGGACCTGTGAGGACGCGGCCCGCCGAAGCTGGCGTAGGCGGGCCGATTTTCCACAGCGGGACCGGCCATCGTGGTTCTCCGGTGGAGTCTGGTCACCACGACCCGACCGAGGGAGGCCATGATGGCCGACGAGATGATGGCGCTTCGCAAGCCGCTGGAGAAGAGCCCTGACGCCGATGTGCTCCGCGAGATGATCGATTTTGCCGTGGAACGGCTGATGGAATTGGAGGCGCAGGAACCGCGCCGGATGGCCGAGAGAACGCTGACCGCCGTCAATCAGGAGGCCTGCGTCTACGGCATCTCGACGCGCTCCTTGGGCAATCTGGCCAAGGCACTCGGCATGAACGGCCTCTCCAAGAGCCAGGCCAGCCTGCCCTGATCGGTGTTGAGGATCTCCGGGCGGCCGTGCCGCGCCGTTGCCCCTTCCACCGCCTCCAGGCCGAACTCGACGTCCATGATGTTCGACAGTCGCCACGCCAGCACACGGCGTATCGCCCAGTCCATCACGACGACCAAATACAGGATGCCGCGGCGCATGGGAATGTAGATACCGGCTGCGCCGTCAACCGATCGTGGTCTGTCATTCCGTGGATTTGACCCACCGACCTGCATTGTGGCGGCGAGTGTGGACGCATGCCGGTCCTCTATGAAGCCCACATTGCCTATGGTCCCAACGGCAGGGTGACCGTGCCTGGTCTGGCGGAACGGCGCTGGAATCCAGGCGACGGCGTGCTGGGGATCGGAGGCGACGGGCTGGACGTGGCCGCGGTGCAGCGGGCGCTCCAGCGCCGTGGCTTCTCAAGCATTGTGGAAGGCGGCGATTTTAGCCGACAGACAGCAAGCGCGGTGGAGCAGGTCCAGGCCGTACACCGGCTGCCAGTCACCGGGCGGGTGGGCACGCCGACAGCTATCGCGCTGAGAGTGGCATTTCAGCAGGCCGGCAGCTCGACAAGTGATAGTGCTCAGCGGTACGGCACGTGATAGAAAATTGAACCTACCTCGTGCGAGATAAGAATGAGAATGCCTCTAGCCTTAACAGCCTCCCGTAATGTCTTTTGTGGACTGCTGGCACTACTCTCCATTGCGGCTCTGACTGTGCCGGCTGCTGCGGAGCCGGCCTACGGCTTCGCAGTAGGGGACACACTGCCGATCTACACATTCCACGGCGAGGATGGTGTGCGTCGCTCAACGGCGGAGTTTCGTGGCAAGTGGTTCCTTTTCAAGCGGGGGGCTGAATGGTGCATGCCGTGCACCGGAGAGCGGCCTTCGGTGGAGAGTTTCATGAAGGCCCACCCCGATGTGCCCGTCGTGATGCTCGTTTCCCCGCGTCCCAGCGAAACCGACCTGGAGGAGGCGTTCCAACGCGACCTGAACTATCAGCGGCGAAAGGGGCTGCGCTTGGACTACATCGCCGCTCTCGACAGCCGCGACCCATTACCCCGCGACCTTCCGGCGC
The Azospirillum brasilense genome window above contains:
- a CDS encoding peptidoglycan-binding domain-containing protein, coding for MPVLYEAHIAYGPNGRVTVPGLAERRWNPGDGVLGIGGDGLDVAAVQRALQRRGFSSIVEGGDFSRQTASAVEQVQAVHRLPVTGRVGTPTAIALRVAFQQAGSSTSDSAQRYGT